AGTTTGCAAATTCAGACGCGGTATTACCTGGTCCTGATTCAGAAGAGAGGTCCTGCGATTCAGAAGCAGGCGAAGGCTCCATCTGAGGAATCTTGCAAGATTGctcctcctcccactcctctgcctcctgctcgAGTCGCCAGTTGTCCTCCTGGATGTAGTGTCTCAGCTCCGGGGGCAAGGCTTCCACTTCCTGCTGAAACTGTCCAACCTCCGAGCCATCGTCCTTGTCTGGAAGAAATGCAGGACTGGCTTGTAACGGAACACGTAGTAGCAGGACACCACCGTTGGAGACTAAACAAATACACAGTATTATAGAAACCCACAATCAAACTGGCTGAGGGataaatgggaaaaaacccaactgtctACTAGCTTTGAAATTTAAGGTGATTCATAAGCAAAAGtgcaaaaataaagacaaatctACAGagctatctgaaaaaaaaaaaacatttttgttctacCCCTGGACGGCATTTATCACAGAGAAATTCCAGAAACAGCGCCTGCTGATGCAGTAGGTCAGAAATACATCCTTATTCAAGGGCTACCATTGTACAGAGAACAGTATTTATACCGCCAAGGGCTGGAAAATTCACAGTTCAGCTGGAGACATCATATCTACAACACTACATAGCATATAAAGGTAGGGAACTGCACAGATTCCATAGAGTGAGTGTCATGCTGGTATTCCTCAGCACTTTTCAGATCTACTTCagtattcagttttaaaatagcaCAAAACCCAAGCAGTATCAGCTTTAGACAAGTCTTAAAATTTATCAAAAGCAAACGGCAATTCTCTACACTAGATATTTCTTACGCACCCATTGTAAAAGCAAAGCATCttcaaaaaaccaacaaaaattgcattaaatagggggaaaaaaataatcacggGTTCATTTCAGAAACGGAACTGTCATAGGAAGCCAGACAAAGAACAACCTCATCAGATCCTCATCAGCCACATTTAGCAATGAACAGAATCACAGTTCTCCattgtttctttctatttattaCATCAAAATGAACCACGCGTGAAATTATTAGGTTCTTCTACAGCTGTTTGCCATGTATAGTACCACGTGCACGCTAATTTCTCCACATAACTATTTATACATTGGCACCGCAAACATACTTGCAAGTCTAAGCCACTGTGACCAATAACTCATTCACTAGGGAAGGCTGCATAAAAAAGGAGCCCCGTTTAGGTTCAATATAACGGTATCACTAAAAACCAAGCCAATAAGCCAGAAAGTGTGATAAAAATGGGAGAAATAAAGTAGGAGGTGTTTCACATGCCCTTATAAAAGAAACACTGTCATATAAACTATATAAAGAGTCGAAGTGAAAAACACCAGCAGCAGATGCGTGTTGAAAGTGGCAAATGGGGAGCTTGAATATTTACACGCATTAATAATACATAAAGTACCGTACCTAATCTCACCGGTACCgttctttcttcagttttcaacCCTATCAGGAATTTAGAAATGAATCGAGTACAGAGCACATTATTTCACTTCTATCTGGGGTGAAGTTTTTTGCGTAGTCAAAAGACAACTGTGCCAAAGAGAAGCTGAGGAACGTAACGATCATGCAGGTTAGAGAGACACAATAATACACAGATGTCTAATTAACCAGCAGTTTTGGCTCCAGTACCTGCAACAAAGCGGGACACCTTATCACTTATGTACATCAGGCAGTAGGCACTGGCATTCTTCAAGCCTCCGAATGAATCTCTCTCCAATTCCTCCCACGATGATTCCGTCACTGAGATGTCATTGTATTTCAGCCAGCTTTTTCGAGGCTGGTCGTATATGTAGGCCCAGTAGTGACCAGCATTTGCTTGCCCTTCATGTACCAAGACTGCGTGCAAACGATAGGGAACCTGCAAGTTCACACGGACATAGTTTTCGGACGCACTTTTGGTAAATGAATTTGCCTGACCTCTGTACAAACGTTGCAAATACGTTCATAGCTGCAGCCTGGTACCAGGCTCCTGATTCACATGGTACATTTCCCACTAAGCGAGAACtgacttttaagggaaaaagcaACACGATTTTCATAAAGAATCCTTTCTCTGCTTCATCGCAATATTGGGATTTTTTCAAATACAATAAAGTGGACAACTTAAACCGACAGCTACTAACAAAAAACAGCATCAGCAACATCAGTTTAATATCTACCGAACGAAGCTGCATTTCTTACCTGTTGGAGGAGAGGGTCACAGTACATTTGTTCAATGGACAGGTTGATTCTGGTAATAGACTCCTTCAGATCTGCCAAGAACATCACGAGTGAGAGAGATACAGAAAAACTAATGACTACTCATCAGGCTATTCTGGCCCCTTTCACTTCAAAAAGTTTGAAGCCATGCAGGAACTAACAAATACACTTAAGACCAGGGCTGAAGCCTGCACAAGATTAGTTGCAGGTCAGGATGTATCCAGTTGAAGCAACAGAGGGGAAATCAGGCTGGCGTTCAGCAGAAAAATCACAACAAATATACTTGGGGCCAACCTTGCACGTCTTGTTCAATCTCGTTTCTCCACCGCTGCAGACACGACCGAACAAGGTTCCGCTCCTCCTCGGAAACCACGTGAGGAGCTGGACATTCAGACATTTCTGCTGGCGAACCAGAAGGATGGAGCGGCGTACTCGATTTTTGCTGCGGCGAGGGACTTGACAAAAAGAAAGCTGCATCTTCAGTCCTAGCGTCCTTCCCTTCTAGTACGCTGTGAAGCAAAAGCCAAGAGTAGTGGACAGGTTTTTCTATCTTTCtcttcgttttttttttctctttttggaaaaCAATATGAAATAAACCAAGCAAAAATTGCTCCAGAGCcagagaagcatttctcttccaGGACGGTACAAAATGTAAAGAGAACAAGTACACTGAAATGTACTTCTACTTTAACAGATGAATTAAAATATAGGACAAATAAAGGCTGAAATTCTTACAGAACCCTGTAAGCACAATGAGCAATTCTAAAAATTCCTTCCCTTACTACTAAGAAACTCATGTATTTAGTCAGCTTAATTTAGAGTGTAAACCAACCATGGTGGCCAGGTTTGTAATAATCCAATATTGCAGTAATTTACTGGTTGATGAAGCAAAAAAATTAGTAGCCTAACCAAAAAGAGCATATAATTTAACTCAGAATTGCTGCTTAGACAAGGAATATGGTGATGCTTCTGGAAGAAGAACAGACTAGATGCAATGTTATATTTACACAAACAGAACCAGATTAGGAGCAAAGTAGCGACTGACTACTTGCACAGGCATTCATACATTACAGCATCATGCTCACAAGTGCTCAGATAAACAATCCACttttagaatcatggaatcatttaggttggaaaagacctttgagatcatcgagtccaaccgtcaacccagcactgccaagtccaccactaaaccatgtccctaagcaccacgtctttTAAtaccagggacggtgactcaaccacttccctgggcagcctgttccaatgctcgaTAACCCTTgcggtgaagaaattgttcctaatgtccaatctaaacctcccccggcgCTACTTGAGGCCGTTCCCTCTCGTCCTATGGCTTGTTACTCGGGAGAAGAGTcggacccccacctcgctacaacctcctttcagggagttgtggagcgcaatgaagtctcccctcagcctcctcttctccaggctaaacacccccagttccctcagccgctccccatcagacttgtgctccaggcccttcaccagcttcgttgcccttctctggacatgctccagcacctcaatgtctttcttgtagcgagGAGCCCAAATTTTAGAATGCAAACCAGGAGCATTTAGCTGAAAGGCAAAGTGTTCTCCTacgaattatttttatttctgtttactaACCCATTCGGCTGTGAAAGCACGTCCAAAACGGGAGGCTCGGCTTGGGGCTGCAAGAGTGTTGTCTGAGAGCCCTGAGCAGAAGAAACAACTGGCTTTGTAGCGATGAATTCGAGAACATACTGGAGCATGTCGGGCAGTGGAAAGCGGGCCGGGCCAGAGCCGTATTTCATGTACCTACAGAAAAAAGCAAGGTGTTGCATGAATGTGACTGGTTAAACATGAAGGGACCACAGAAGAGCAACGGAAGAAAACTCCCGGGTTGGGATGCAGACAGTTTAACCagtgaaggaaggaagggaaaaacccaggTGATGCAAGGGGACGCAGGCACCGTCTCCCCGCAGCGGACCTTGAAAGCCTTGAGGCTGCggggcactgctcagcagcagccaaagcaaaCCCCGCAGGATGCTACACATGGGCCTAAATATAAACTGTTTTCATGACACCCATCAGCACCTCAGCAAGCGCAGATACCACCAGGGCTACTGCGACACCTCTTTGCCTGCCTCTTGTTTACagaactgtcattttaaaaataaaaactgtaagcAAATTTAATGCTGATTCAAAGGACTTTTACACAAAGAACCTGGAAAATGAAATCTTCTGGCTGTCCACAAACCAGATCTTTGCTATCgatctccttccttccccaatAAATAATGCCAAATGCTAAGCTGGAGGGGACATctaatataaaaaataacataGATTCTTTTTAATGTATTACTGGGCTTCCTCACTGAAACTTGCCAACACAGCTGACAGCGACTATTGTACTATGTACAGAATTTATTCTTGTAACAGCATCAGTAACATTCAGAAACCATCAAAATTACGAGTTCGTTTTTGAAAACACACTTCCTCACGCCACACTTCCCAGAACAAACCCAGTTCTGTTTGTCCTTCCTCTACAAGCTTCTCTTCTATCGGAAAGCTCATTTGAAAGGAAGCATTTGCACGCTCCCACAGAGCACAAAAATAAAGCTAGCTGACTACTTACCTTTCCAGTTTCTGCTGCAGAATCACCATTTTCTCCTTCAATCTCttcatttcttctctcttcctctgaatAAGCTCTTTACTGCCGTAGAGGTACctaaaaagagaaatacagagcCCCGCCACGTGAGATTTGTTGATTCCTAACATCCACAaactttcacaaatattttagaaTCCTTCCTTGCTCACCCATACgacctttttaatttctttaattacaaTAAAGCAATAGCTTTAAACGTACCGTACAACAGAACAACTCACCTGTCCATATAAATAGTCTGGGGAAATTCTAGCTTGGTGTGAATTTTCTCTGGCTGTCCTAGTGACTGATTGAACTCAAATCGGGAGAGTTCAAAGGTCAGTACTGGTGGGAGTTTTGTAAACCAGCGCTGTAACAAAAGCAGAAATGCCCCCAAAGGGACTTGTTTTAAGATGACTGCTAAACGGCACATTTTAGACCGATCCTAAATGATTTTAGACTGATCCTAAATGTCGGTTTGTCTTTAAAGACTGATTTAGTATAGATTTTGTTTACGGAGTGACTTGTCAGAAAGCCAAATTTTACGAGATTAAAATTTGCGcttccattttacatttttaccGTGAAAAAGCCTCGTAATAGCTCTCAGAAAGTTACTTTTCATTGCCTGATGCATCCAGCTTGATGGATTATTAACGGGTCCAGCACTGAATTTTACAAAATTAGCAGACGCTGCACAAACTCTGGATGTCAGCTAAGAGCCTCCAAGAGAGTTCTTTTCTAATGTAGGTCACATGCAATGATGAAGAACAAAACACAAGTCCTTAAGCAGTACCTGATTCCTTATCCTCTCTCAGTCTATTTACAGGCTATTCAATTTAGGAGATTCAGAGAAGAAACCCACTTTCTCTACGTTTCATACACTGTTTCAAAGAGccatgctgaaagaaaaattctcAGTTGAATTTAcacttcctctccctcctcctgggtTCACAAACACTTCCAGCATCCACGGCCAGAAGTTTCCTCCACCTACCTTAGCATGGCACCACCCAGACAACGCTCCCGGCTGGACTCGGGATGAGCACACTAAGCTCATTTTCCTTTGCAGGCTTCATGTCCGATGTCCTGCCACAATAAATCTGCCCCACACCAAAGTGCAACAGCACATTGTAGATCTGAAATACTTACAATGaaggtgtatttttttaattatttttaaaaaactttggaAGGAAATGGCCAGGTAGCAGAGCTTTTTGAGAAGAAGCCCAATCTTCAGAACAAGAGAAcacaaaaacagagaaggaatgaTATACACACCTATTATCTAGGAGAAATATCAGTTCTCGTTAACCCCACTGATGCTTTGAGCTTCGGTACACTCACCTACGTTCTCAAAAGACAAAATGCACCTTATTCTCTATGTCCCCTATCATGCAGTCCTCTAGCCACGACATCCTAGGAAGCGAAATTAAGATGCAGAGTTTTTCCAGTCAGATTTCTTAGCAATAAAGCCAGAGCCTTTTCCTTCTATCCGTCCAGACAAAGAATGATCAAAACATCTCCACGATTAGTCCAATTTCCCTTATCTTTCGGACAAGGATTTGGAGGAACTAAAAAGCTTGGATTGAAAAGAACCCGCCTGGTGAGCTCCCTACGTCCCTTTGTCTCTGGCACCAGCCCACATCAGTTTCGCCTACATCTGCTGTAAAGGCATTTGAACGGCTTCAGGCAGGAACTAGGAAAGCCAGAAACAAATATTTGAGTCCAGAGTCGGACAGGGCTTACCCGCCCAAGACTTCATTTCTCCTTTGCTAGTTTAAACCACAGCAACGAATTTTTCAGACGTTCTCATAAAACTGAAATACCTTTCCCTGCCCCCTCTACACCAGACACCTTTGCAAATTTCTTAATGTTATTTCCCAGTCTTTCTCTAAGCTAACTTCTCAGCTGCTCTTACACATGGAGGATGCTGAATGTAATGGTAGACCTTTGCTTTCTACTTCGCTGCAACTAAGTATTTTATGATTGGTTCGTGATTcgtgagatttaaaaaaaaaaaaaaaggagaaaaaaaaatcagcacagtCGGAAGGTaagagtgaaaatgagaagaaaaaaaacacacactgtAATAGGGAGAAAGATACAAATTCCAAATGGCATACCATAGAGTTAAGCACTGTACTTTTACCCTCCGAAAATATGGAGGCAGTGGTTCTCCCCCTACTCAGGTACAGGTAGGCttcaacagaaagagagagactttATCACACTTGCATCAGAAGCAGATGTTTACCTTTTTAACTTAAAACAAACTCCTCGAACTGCTTATATAGGACAACACATCTTTACAAATAAGCAAAGACTTAGTGTCTCGCCATGTAACACTAACATACGTTTATGCGAGATTCCAGGtatccagaaaatattttgtacGCAAATTCTTAGGGAATATTTACAATTGCCATTTAACGTTATCAAAACATACTGAGACACCCCTGCGCTATATGCGTTGCATTTTTCTGCAGCAGGCAACCAAAagctcaaaaccaaaacataaaacTAACCTCCTGTCCGTACTTCACTGACTGAGATGCTGTCGCCTCATCCATCTCTCCCTCCACCATGGCTCCTTCCAAGCACTCATTCAAGTTTCGATAACCATTTACCTGAAGGGGATACTGCCCAAAGGCTTCGATCTTAGAAAAGGTATTGCCTGGATGATGGAAACGATACAAAACCCGTGAACTAACTTAGGAGAACAAAAAACTCTGGTTAACTCAAGAGTTTGTTGTCAGCACCAGCTAGAGGCGCTACATGCAAGATCCGAACCGCATATAGCTCTCTGTATGCACATCTGTCAGGGTAAGCCTCCTTATAAACAAGTGCTTTCAAATTCATGAGCGCTTGCAAGCATTGAAGGTTTTCAGAAGACAGGCTTGATAAATGCTACAGGCAATTTTATCAAGACGACTATTTGCAAGTTTAAAGAACTAGGCAGTTTCATCAGGAATGTGCAACAAAATCCTGTGTCATCACTGCTATAAATCAAAACACTCAAAGGAGTTAAAAAGTGAATCTGCCAAACCCTTCACTCACCCTCATGGACACCCTCAGTCAAGAAAGTCCCGTAGAAAAGTTGTACCATTGGGTTTTCAGATTTGTCCCCAGGGCtcctgtttcagaaagaaaaagcacacatTCATTTGCAGCTGTAGGCTGCAAAAAAGCCCCAAGTCATAATCTAAGCCTCTGCTTGGCAATCTTCCTACAGCCAAAAGTAAAGTTTCCTATCCAAACACAGAACCCAGAGGAAGCGTCTCATCTGTTTCCACACTCAAAAGCACGTTGTAACACTTACACTggcaaggaaggggaaaaaaaacagttaaagcaCTACCTTTGGAAATGCAGTTCCAAAAAAACAGATCTTTCATGTACACCCGTTCTGCTGAGTTCCCCTAAAAAGACTATTTATTCTGCAGGCCATATAGGCATTGAATAAAGTCCAACGTACAGAAAATGTACATGTAacactccaaaagcatatttcgAGCTTAAGGAGCATCATCCTCAGTAAACAAAAAACCTCGCATTTACTCAAAATTTTCACGTAAAGCCCTCTCGTTTATTAAGGCGTcgcatttaaaatctgtttctcctCAGTGTCAGGTCAAACTCCCGAGATCACAAAAAACTCACTTGACATTCACAGCAAGCTGGAACGCATCCTCCAGCCAGTCCAGTAGTTTGTGTGTAAATTCACTCACATCTTGCTAGAAGAGAGACCAAAGTCGAGAGTCAAGCGTAATACCAACCAGAAAGCGTTTTCACGGTCTACTGGTTTCACAAACCTACTGGAACACAACCCGACTGGTATTGCTGTACCTACCCCGCTGAAAGAAGTGTGAAACTGAAGTGCTGAGCTGATTTAGACCGATAATGAACACTCTGCTCATCTGAAAACTAGATCAGAGGAAATTATTGTGATCGCTACTCAACTACCCAGATGGCACTGGGTAGAGCACTGTTACGCTGGCTGTTTAATTAGCCAGCACGTACATTTCCCCTAAATGACACAGGGACAGCTGCTTGTCAGTTGACAAACATGGGAAGAGGCCTCTGAAAGTGATAGCAGGATGAAGCAAAATAGGATTGCTGTGGCTGTGAGTGCTgttttgaagaaagcaaaaggctTTTTAATGCGGTtttacctgctgttcttcagcgGATCTAAACGCGTCCCTCAAGAGTTCCAGTGCTGCAGAAGGGTCTACAAACTTACGACGTGTCCCCAGCATTAAAGCAAACAGACACTGAAGTTCTTGCATGAatgcaatatttctttttccctgcattgcaaaaagaagaaaagccaaacCCTTCCTGCAACTCAAAACCAGCAGCATCTTAAAACAAAGTGCTACAGAATACTACAGGCACATACCTTAAGAGGTACGCTAACAGCCAAGGAAAGAGGAGACATTAAAAAGGACAAAAGCAGAAAGACATGCAGTGTCATTTCTTGGAAGCAATCTGGTCTCCCGATGGATGCATGGGAGAAAAAATTTAACCGAAACAAAACCTTTGGAGAAAAGAGCGCCAAAAGTCATAATTGCTACAACAGAAGTCAAAACCCGGTGAATTTATGAATTTTTTCTGTCTGCACTTTGGGTTTTTAGAGTATCAAGAGCACACGTGAAACCAAGTAAAACGAAGTCTCTTAAATGGCGGTGGCCGGACGCTAGAATGATATAACATGCGAAGGATAATTCTATGTATGCCTTTTTCTCTAAATGATTTCCAAGCACCTTCTGCTGACCGCTGTCAGGAGGTACTGGGGCTAGAGGGACCTTCAGACCGGCCCAAATACCAGTTCTTCTACGGTGCAGGCAAACAAATGAACAAGCTGGAGCTAACAAGATTTACGGGACAAATATCTCCCCGCACCACAGTTAGAAAGAAGCTCTAGAGGAAAGCTTTACGAGaagcatctcattttttttctacagtgatTCTGTCTTTGAAAAGTATTTCCCAAATTTGTCTTTAACGCAGCCTGACAATTTGAAAGCCGTTAACGTCGGCACAGGAGTCTCAGATGGCCCCAAATTAAATCTGCTTAGAGAAAGAGCAGATCGGTATACCACAAAAGAGGGAAACTTTACAGCGTTACTCGATGAAAACTTACAGTGCGACTACGACAACTTTCAAGCACATTTTGTGGGAGGGAGTACCCAAGGACCAGCCTCCGAAATTCTGGCAACTGAAACAGAgactgaaagggaaggagaggtaAAGACCAGTCAGCATCTGCGAGGATTTGACTCACTGCAATTTGATGCCCCGTTGTCACTCTTTTACTCAACAGCTTTCTAATTCTTTGATAGCCTTGTGTTACCAAATAAACATTTACCAAGAGAGCAGTCTACGTGCCGGACCAGCACATTCGTACCCACCAAAGAACAAAATCTCATCCTGCCATTTCTAGGGTGTATATAACCGTTTTAGGAAAGAATATTCTATTCTGCATAGGCAAGCTTAGAGAAAACATCCAGGAACAAGTCACAGCGAGAAAGGAGCCCATTTGAAGCTTTCTTACTTCCTCTCAAAGCTGGAGACATATGATTGATTCATGTCTATCTATCTGCTGACGTGAAATGGTTAGAAGAGACAACTCTGCCCAGTTCCACTTATCGCTGTCTCATCTTGTTTAGGTTATCACTAATAATATAGGCTGCCTAGTTGCTTATTCGTTCCAGCATCTATGCCAGTGTATTCCATTAGCTGGAATATGATACACCATGTATTATGGAGCCAACAATAACTGcagtaaaattaaattatcaTTCACTTTGCCAGTCAAGCTTCTGTCATTCAGTAAGCATTTGGACATCGCTGcaccacaaaacccctacatACGTGCACGCAGATTATACGTATCTATATCTATTTTTACGCAAAGCCTATTCAGCTGCTCTCTGGCTCTTTCTGTGCACGCCCAGAGTAAATCACAATCGTATCAAATAAAAACACAAGTCTCATTTGAGCACGGTGACATTCGCTCATCTGCGTACGATGACCACTTCACAGAGCTGTTGCGTATTTCATTCTAACTGATAAACATTTTGACTCTGGGACCGCAGCAACTCCAGAAGAACTTTTCTATCAGATTACCTGTATGACAGCGCTAAACCAACACGTATTTCCAATATTTTTCATTCCAACGGGCCAGTCACCCACTCTTCTCCAGTCATTCTGCTTGGGGTTCTCTCCCCAGACTTCACAGCGTTTCCTTTTGGGGCGACTTTTGTTTTCAGCAGAATGCGCTTCCTGTGGTCTGTCACAAAAGATGCACACCGTGCTGTAAAACACCATCTCACAACGATTCTCGAGAACTACGGGAATCGTACTCCCCTCTAGTCACAAGCGGGACACCAGAGCCGGGCGCTGCTGGGTGATACCCAGCGCAACAGGCAACAGATGTCTTATCTGACTCCAGAAAGGTTTCAACTCTCAAGTGAGGCGGATGGAAAACATGCCTGCAAGACGATTTGGAACGATGGAAGAAGGTATTAAGATACGCGTGTTTTTCTTCATGAACCAGCCGCACGCAAAATTGGTGCCCTCAGTCATTGCTGGAGGCAAATCCAACCCATGGTAAAAGGgagacagcaacagcagcagggcTTGAATAAGCCACAACTAAACCTG
This region of Calonectris borealis chromosome 24, bCalBor7.hap1.2, whole genome shotgun sequence genomic DNA includes:
- the USP28 gene encoding ubiquitin carboxyl-terminal hydrolase 28 isoform X4, which produces MTAELQAPGGGGGGADCQMLLNQLKEITGIQDSAFLHAALKAANGDLMEAVTFLTEEHAQEPAQDAAAAEPSAWEGSAVGKRLPQNVTTALTHNNKDDLHAVDGFRPLESPKAQATDRDAAERPQEAHSAENKSRPKRKRCEVWGENPKQNDWRRVGDWPVGMKNIGNTCWFSAVIQSLFQLPEFRRLVLGYSLPQNVLESCRSRTGKRNIAFMQELQCLFALMLGTRRKFVDPSAALELLRDAFRSAEEQQQDVSEFTHKLLDWLEDAFQLAVNVKSPGDKSENPMVQLFYGTFLTEGVHEGNTFSKIEAFGQYPLQVNGYRNLNECLEGAMVEGEMDEATASQSVKYGQERWFTKLPPVLTFELSRFEFNQSLGQPEKIHTKLEFPQTIYMDRYLYGSKELIQRKREEMKRLKEKMVILQQKLERYMKYGSGPARFPLPDMLQYVLEFIATKPVVSSAQGSQTTLLQPQAEPPVLDVLSQPNGVLEGKDARTEDAAFFLSSPSPQQKSSTPLHPSGSPAEMSECPAPHVVSEEERNLVRSCLQRWRNEIEQDVQDLKESITRINLSIEQMYCDPLLQQVPYRLHAVLVHEGQANAGHYWAYIYDQPRKSWLKYNDISVTESSWEELERDSFGGLKNASAYCLMYISDKVSRFVADKDDGSEVGQFQQEVEALPPELRHYIQEDNWRLEQEAEEWEEEQSCKIPQMEPSPASESQDLSSESGPDQSSVCEQSVRSLSSEHAMIAKEQTAKAIANTADAYEKNGVEAALCEAFHEEYSRLYLLAKETPTPQNDARLQHVLIYFLQNNAPQQVVERTLLEQFADKNLSYDERSISIMKVARAKLREIGPDDVDMEEYKRWHEDYSLFRKVSVYLLTGLELYQNRKYQESLTYLVYAYQSNTKLLMKGTNRGVNESLIALYRRKCLLKLNEVAASLFVSCEEARVAEGISILNELIIPCMHLMNNFEISKEDLDAIEVMRNRWCSYLGREDMDAKLQMKLGELLPRLLDCSTEVVVLKEPPKIRPNSPYDLCSRFAAVMESIHGASTVTVK
- the USP28 gene encoding ubiquitin carboxyl-terminal hydrolase 28 isoform X5, with the translated sequence MLLNQLKEITGIQDSAFLHAALKAANGDLMEAVTFLTEEHAQEPAQDAAAAEPSAWEGSAVGKRLPQNVTTALTHNNKDDLHAVDGFRPLESPKAQATDRDAAERPQEAHSAENKSRPKRKRCEVWGENPKQNDWRRVGDWPVGMKNIGNTCWFSAVIQSLFQLPEFRRLVLGYSLPQNVLESCRSRTGKRNIAFMQELQCLFALMLGTRRKFVDPSAALELLRDAFRSAEEQQQDVSEFTHKLLDWLEDAFQLAVNVKSPGDKSENPMVQLFYGTFLTEGVHEGNTFSKIEAFGQYPLQVNGYRNLNECLEGAMVEGEMDEATASQSVKYGQERWFTKLPPVLTFELSRFEFNQSLGQPEKIHTKLEFPQTIYMDRYLYGSKELIQRKREEMKRLKEKMVILQQKLERYMKYGSGPARFPLPDMLQYVLEFIATKPVVSSAQGSQTTLLQPQAEPPVLDVLSQPNGVLEGKDARTEDAAFFLSSPSPQQKSSTPLHPSGSPAEMSECPAPHVVSEEERNLVRSCLQRWRNEIEQDVQDLKESITRINLSIEQMYCDPLLQQVPYRLHAVLVHEGQANAGHYWAYIYDQPRKSWLKYNDISVTESSWEELERDSFGGLKNASAYCLMYISDKVSRFVADKDDGSEVGQFQQEVEALPPELRHYIQEDNWRLEQEAEEWEEEQSCKIPQMEPSPASESQDLSSESGPDQSSVCEQSVRSLSSEHAMIAKEQTAKAIANTADAYEKNGVEAALCEAFHEEYSRLYLLAKETPTPQNDARLQHVLIYFLQNNAPQQVVERTLLEQFADKNLSYDERSISIMKVARAKLREIGPDDVDMEEYKRWHEDYSLFRKVSVYLLTGLELYQNRKYQESLTYLVYAYQSNTKLLMKGTNRGVNESLIALYRRKCLLGAKKQHENEKLNEVAASLFVSCEEARVAEGISILNELIIPCMHLMNNFEISKEDLDAIEVMRNRWCSYLGREDMDAFLDRPKHRRSSSAAPCSSHPSSPLVPRLMQDAAVRSEHRNTLPTTVIIYCEYIKVIRTCKE
- the USP28 gene encoding ubiquitin carboxyl-terminal hydrolase 28 isoform X6, with translation MTAELQAPGGGGGGADCQMLLNQLKEITGIQDSAFLHAALKAANGDLMEAVTFLTEEHAQEPAQDAAAAEPSAWEGSAVGKRLPQNVTTALTHNNKDDLHAVDGFRPLESPKAQATDRDAAERPQEAHSAENKSRPKRKRCEVWGENPKQNDWRRVGDWPVGMKNIGNTCWFSAVIQSLFQLPEFRRLVLGYSLPQNVLESCRSRTGKRNIAFMQELQCLFALMLGTRRKFVDPSAALELLRDAFRSAEEQQQDVSEFTHKLLDWLEDAFQLAVNVKSPGDKSENPMVQLFYGTFLTEGVHEGNTFSKIEAFGQYPLQVNGYRNLNECLEGAMVEGEMDEATASQSVKYGQERWFTKLPPVLTFELSRFEFNQSLGQPEKIHTKLEFPQTIYMDRYLYGSKELIQRKREEMKRLKEKMVILQQKLERYMKYGSGPARFPLPDMLQYVLEFIATKPVVSSAQGSQTTLLQPQAEPPVLDVLSQPNGVLEGKDARTEDAAFFLSSPSPQQKSSTPLHPSGSPAEMSECPAPHVVSEEERNLVRSCLQRWRNEIEQDVQDLKESITRINLSIEQMYCDPLLQQVPYRLHAVLVHEGQANAGHYWAYIYDQPRKSWLKYNDISVTESSWEELERDSFGGLKNASAYCLMYISDKVSRFVADKDDGSEVGQFQQEVEALPPELRHYIQEDNWRLEQEAEEWEEEQSCKIPQMEPSPASESQDLSSESGPDQSSVCEQSVRSLSSEHAMIAKEQTAKAIANTADAYEKNGVEAALCEAFHEEYSRLYLLAKETPTPQNDARLQHVLIYFLQNNAPQQVVERTLLEQFADKNLSYDERSISIMKVARAKLREIGPDDVDMEEYKRWHEDYSLFRKVSVYLLTGLELYQNRKTCILHK
- the USP28 gene encoding ubiquitin carboxyl-terminal hydrolase 28 isoform X3, giving the protein MTAELQAPGGGGGGADCQMLLNQLKEITGIQDSAFLHAALKAANGDLMEAVTFLTEEHAQEPAQDAAAAEPSAWEGSAVGKRLPQNVTTALTHNNKDDLHAVDGFRPLESPKAQATDRDAAERPQEAHSAENKSRPKRKRCEVWGENPKQNDWRRVGDWPVGMKNIGNTCWFSAVIQSLFQLPEFRRLVLGYSLPQNVLESCRSRTGKRNIAFMQELQCLFALMLGTRRKFVDPSAALELLRDAFRSAEEQQQDVSEFTHKLLDWLEDAFQLAVNVKSPGDKSENPMVQLFYGTFLTEGVHEGNTFSKIEAFGQYPLQVNGYRNLNECLEGAMVEGEMDEATASQSVKYGQERWFTKLPPVLTFELSRFEFNQSLGQPEKIHTKLEFPQTIYMDRYLYGSKELIQRKREEMKRLKEKMVILQQKLERYMKYGSGPARFPLPDMLQYVLEFIATKPVVSSAQGSQTTLLQPQAEPPVLDVLSQPNGVLEGKDARTEDAAFFLSSPSPQQKSSTPLHPSGSPAEMSECPAPHVVSEEERNLVRSCLQRWRNEIEQDVQDLKESITRINLSIEQMYCDPLLQQVPYRLHAVLVHEGQANAGHYWAYIYDQPRKSWLKYNDISVTESSWEELERDSFGGLKNASAYCLMYISDKVSRFVADKDDGSEVGQFQQEVEALPPELRHYIQEDNWRLEQEAEEWEEEQSCKIPQMEPSPASESQDLSSESGPDQSSVCEQSVRSLSSEHAMIAKEQTAKAIANTADAYEKNGVEAALCEAFHEEYSRLYLLAKETPTPQNDARLQHVLIYFLQNNAPQQVVERTLLEQFADKNLSYDERSISIMKVARAKLREIGPDDVDMEEYKRWHEDYSLFRKVSVYLLTGLELYQNRKYQESLTYLVYAYQSNTKLLMKGTNRGVNESLIALYRRKCLLKLNEVAASLFVSCEEARVAEGISILNELIIPCMHLMNNFEISKEDLDAIEVMRNRWCSYLGREDMDAFLDRPKHRRSSSAAPCSSHPSSPLVPRLMQDAAVRSEHRNTLPTTVIIYCEYIKVIRTCKE